The nucleotide sequence TGCTGGGGATCTGGCGCCGCAATCCGGAGCTCTGCTTCGGCGGGGCGGTGGTGGCGGCGTTCGGGTTGGGCTTCTGGGATGGTCTCCAGCACATGGCTCTCGCATGGGGTCTGACCGTACCCGGTGCGGTGCTGGGCGTGGCCGGCTTGGCGACGCTGGCGATCTACGTGATCTTCGGCGACCGGTTCTCTCGCAACCTGGCGGCGCTGGGGGCCTTGGCGTTCATGGTGTTTGTCCTCGACCTGTTCCCGCAGCAGGTGGCCTGGGCCGATCTGGCGGTGGTTGTGATGGTGGGTGTGGTCGGCACGCCGCTGTGGATGCGGACGCGGGACTACGTGCCGATCGTGCTGCTGTGCCTTCCGCTGGCCCTGCGGCTGTGGGCGGTCGGCGTGGCGATGGGTCCGTGGCGGTACGTGGCGATCAGCTTCGCGCTCCTGGCGGCGGGAACATGGCTGAGCCTGCGAAAGGCGGCGTCGGAAGCGCCGGCGGCGCTGCCGGAGGTTCAGAAGTAGCGGACGGTGAACTGCTTGTAGCGGCCGGTGGGCTCGACGTCCTGGGTCTGGACGTTCTCGACGTACGGCCCCATCTCCTGCCGGATCTCATCGACGAAGCGGTCGATCTCGTTCGGCGGGCCCTCCACGTGAATCTCCACCCGCCCGTCCGGCAGGTTGGCCACGTATCCGGTCACGTCGTATCTTCTGGCGACGCTGCGGGCGGTGTAGCGAAACCCGACGCCCTGGACGTCGCCCTCGAAGTGAACCAGCCTGGCGGTCATCGGATCCCCCTTGTGTTCCTGCCTGCCCTCAAGCCCAGCGGCTACCGCCGGCGAATCAAGCCCGCGACGGCCCCGGCCACAAGCAGCAGCAGCGTCGCCGGTTCTGGAGCGGCCGCCGCGGCACTGGACGCCGCCGTCGAGAACAGATCCTGGGTCATCATCACCAACTCGGTCGGCACGGTGCCGAACGCGGCGCCGCCGCCCAAGCCGCCGGGAATCGCCATGTCGAGCGTGATCTCGGCTTCCAGGTCGAACGTCTCGCCGACGCTGGCCAAATAATCGAAGGGGATATCCGCGTCGTCGAACTCCAACAGGTAGACGGTGGCCAGATCGCCCATCGCGATCGGCGAGACCTCAAAGTCGTTGGCGTGGAAGCTGCCCGAGGTCGCCGTGGTCACCGAGCCGTCGGCTGCCCCGACCAGGCTGACCGTGCCGGACCACAGGTCGGTCCCGTTCTTGGCGAGGTTCAAGCCGAAGACCATCTCCAGCCCCGCGGCGCTGCCCGCCGTGTTCGGAATGACCGCAGCCAGACCGCCGTCCAGCAGGAAACTCGACTGGAGGTTCAGCGGACTGCCGGTTGGGAAGGTGGGAAACTCAGACTCCAGGACGTTGATCGTGCGGGTCTGACTGGCCGTCGAGGAGAGGGCCAGGCTGACCTCCGGATCGGCCGAGCCCGCCGCCGTCTCGAGCACAAAATCGGTCGGCACCGCGCTGTTGTACTGCGGATCGTTCGAGAGCACCCGGTTGTAGGCCGACCACAGGGTCGCGCCCGCGTCCGACTGTGACATCTCCGTCAAGGCCTCGACCGGCGTCTGGGTCTGGGTGGCTGGGTACTGCCGGGCGAGTTGCTCGGTCTGCACGACCTCGCCGCTGCGCGACTGGGTGATCTGGCTTCGGGCCACCACCTGGAAATCGGCGACGTCGGCACAAATCCGGCAGGCCCAAACGCCCACGATCAGGGCGGCGATTGCGATGGTACGGGTCATCTTGGTCTCCTTGACTGCCAAACGTTGGGGCCTGGTGAAAGGGAATGCCGTTTCACCTGCCCAATTTAACATCGACCGGTTGGGCGGGCAAGGAAAAGCCCGCTGGCAACGATAGCGCCGAACGCACCATGGCCCTTGCCGACGCGGGTGCGTCCGCCTATAATATCGGCAATACGGTAGTTGCGTCTTGGGTCTTTCTAACCTCATACAGGGGGTGGACTTTGGTCAAACGGGCTGATTTCCTTGATCGTTTTGACAGCGTCGAGCGGGCGCGGTGGTATCGTGACCGCTTCAAACACGGACGGCGGGCCCGGACCGATCAGCGCGAGCGAACCGCCCTGCGTGAGGTGCTGCAGCCGCTGGGACGCCTCGGCGCGGTCCTTGACCTTCCCAGCGGGACGGGCCGCCTGTCGCCGGTGCTGGCCGAAAACGCCGACCGGACGATCCTGGCCGACGGGGCGCCCGCCATGCTGGAAGTGGCGCGGGAAGACCTGGGCACGCAGGGGATGGATTACCTGGTCACCGACGCCCGGGCGATCAGCCTGCCGGACCAGGACGTGGACCTGATCTTCTGCCACCGGTTCATCCAGCACATTCACCACCTCGACGACCGCCGCAAAGTACTCCTGGAGTTTGCCCGCGTTTCGCGAAAGTACGTGCTGATCTCGTTCTACCCTCCGGGCTTCGGCAGCTACTTCAAGTGGTTTCGGCATCTGATCCTGAGGCGACCGGACAATCCCAAGCCGGTCTCCTTGAGCGAGTTCATCGCCGATGCGGAACGGGCGGGCCTGCGGCTCAAGCACGCCCACCTGTTGCGGCGATTCCCCAAACCGGGTAGCTTCTATCTCTTCGAACGGACCAACGGCCAAGCGGCAGCCGCCAGCCCGCTGGGCGGCGCCTCCGGTTAGTAATCTGAGCCTGCGTTTCCATCTCACGCCTTTGCGTCTGGTTGGGCTATTTCAAAATCTGATTTTGAAACAGCCCGGACATCTGATCTATAAGATTTATAGTTATTCTTTATTAGCGCTGGTGATTGTAGGCCAGTCTGCAGCGGACTACGTCCGCTTGAACTTCTTCTTCAGCTCGTCGAGGGTCATCCGCAGGGCGGTGGGCCGGCCGTGCGGACAGGTGGAGATCATGTCGATCTTGCGGCGGTACTCGAGCAGGGACTGGATTTCCTCGGGGCTCAGCGGGTCGCCCGCTTTGACCGCCGCCTTGCACGCCAGCGACTCGATGACGTGTTCGATCGGGTCGGTGGATGCCGGTCCGACCTGATCCTCAAGCCGTTGGAGCAAATCCTCAAGCAGTTGCGAGGCGTCCACGTGGTCCGTGAGCATGGGCAGGCTGTGCACCGCCACCGACCGGGGGCCGAACGGCTGAACCTCGATGCCGGCGTCTTCAAGGCTCCCGCGGATCGCCTCGATCTGGGCCATCTGCCGGGCGGTCAGGTTGACCACATGCGGCACGAGCAGCCGCTGGCGGGGGATCGGCCCAGCCTGCAGATGCTCCTTGAGCTGCTGGTAGAGCACCCGTTCGTGGAGGGCGTGCTGATCGATAATCATGAAGCCCTCCGGAGTCTCGGCCACCAGGTACGCGTTGTGGATCTGCAGGGCCGGTTGGACCTGCGGAGCGTCGTTGGGCTGACGCGCGGCTGGGCAGGGGGGTTCGGGCGGCGCGGTCGGTTGCGTGGGGCCGGGCCGCAACGCCGCCGGTCGAGGAGTGGGCATGCTCCTGGCGACGGCCCGAGGCACCTCGAAATTCAGCGACGGCTGAGCGACGGAGGCAGTTCGCAAGTAGTCAGCCAAAGCCCGGGTCACCGACTGCTTGAGCTCCTCGCGCTTCGGATCAGCGTTCGCGGTTGGCGTCTCTTCGGACTCTGCCTCGGTCTCGGGCTTCTCGTCGGTCAGCCGGGCGGACAGGTCGGCCGAGAGAAACCGGTCGCGGATCGTCCCGAGGATCAGGCTGTGAATCTGACCCGAATCGGAGAACCGCACCTCGCTCTTGGTCGGATGGACGTTGACGTCCACGAAGGCCGGGTCAATATCGAGAAAGATAAACGCGACCGGCTGACGGTCGCCGGTCAGCAGGCCGCGATAGGCCTCGCGCAGGGCGTGGGCGATGTAGCGGTCGCGGATCGGACGGCGGTTGACGAAGAAGTATTGCCAGCGGTTCGACGGCTTGGAGTTCTCCGGCCGGCAGACGTACGCCTGCAGCGTGAACGTATTGTCCTGATGGAATACCTGTAGCAGGCCGTCGGCGATTTCCGGCCCGAACACGTCGCGGATGCGGTCGCGAGGATCCTCGGCCGCCGGCAGTTCCAGCACGTTCCTGCCGTTGTGGTCGAGCCGAACGGCGACCCGCGGAAAGGTCAAAGCCGTGCGGATCACCTGCTCCTGGACGTGGCCGAACTCGGTGGCCGACGTCTTGAGGAACTTGCGCCGCGCGGGCGTGTTGTGGAACAGGTTCTGGATCTCGATGACCGTACCGGGCGACCCAGCGTACGGGCGGACCGCCGACGGCTGG is from Phycisphaerae bacterium and encodes:
- a CDS encoding acylphosphatase codes for the protein MTARLVHFEGDVQGVGFRYTARSVARRYDVTGYVANLPDGRVEIHVEGPPNEIDRFVDEIRQEMGPYVENVQTQDVEPTGRYKQFTVRYF
- a CDS encoding PEP-CTERM sorting domain-containing protein; the protein is MTRTIAIAALIVGVWACRICADVADFQVVARSQITQSRSGEVVQTEQLARQYPATQTQTPVEALTEMSQSDAGATLWSAYNRVLSNDPQYNSAVPTDFVLETAAGSADPEVSLALSSTASQTRTINVLESEFPTFPTGSPLNLQSSFLLDGGLAAVIPNTAGSAAGLEMVFGLNLAKNGTDLWSGTVSLVGAADGSVTTATSGSFHANDFEVSPIAMGDLATVYLLEFDDADIPFDYLASVGETFDLEAEITLDMAIPGGLGGGAAFGTVPTELVMMTQDLFSTAASSAAAAAPEPATLLLLVAGAVAGLIRRR
- a CDS encoding class I SAM-dependent methyltransferase, with translation MVKRADFLDRFDSVERARWYRDRFKHGRRARTDQRERTALREVLQPLGRLGAVLDLPSGTGRLSPVLAENADRTILADGAPAMLEVAREDLGTQGMDYLVTDARAISLPDQDVDLIFCHRFIQHIHHLDDRRKVLLEFARVSRKYVLISFYPPGFGSYFKWFRHLILRRPDNPKPVSLSEFIADAERAGLRLKHAHLLRRFPKPGSFYLFERTNGQAAAASPLGGASG
- the mutL gene encoding DNA mismatch repair endonuclease MutL, with protein sequence MAAIRILPTQLVNKIAAGECIERPASVVKELVENSLDAGADRIEVGVEQGGTKLIRIVDNGGGIEPEQIPMAVQPHATSKITDENDLYAIGTMGFRGEALASIASVSLVRIASVTPGAVSGGEVEVIEGQPSAVRPYAGSPGTVIEIQNLFHNTPARRKFLKTSATEFGHVQEQVIRTALTFPRVAVRLDHNGRNVLELPAAEDPRDRIRDVFGPEIADGLLQVFHQDNTFTLQAYVCRPENSKPSNRWQYFFVNRRPIRDRYIAHALREAYRGLLTGDRQPVAFIFLDIDPAFVDVNVHPTKSEVRFSDSGQIHSLILGTIRDRFLSADLSARLTDEKPETEAESEETPTANADPKREELKQSVTRALADYLRTASVAQPSLNFEVPRAVARSMPTPRPAALRPGPTQPTAPPEPPCPAARQPNDAPQVQPALQIHNAYLVAETPEGFMIIDQHALHERVLYQQLKEHLQAGPIPRQRLLVPHVVNLTARQMAQIEAIRGSLEDAGIEVQPFGPRSVAVHSLPMLTDHVDASQLLEDLLQRLEDQVGPASTDPIEHVIESLACKAAVKAGDPLSPEEIQSLLEYRRKIDMISTCPHGRPTALRMTLDELKKKFKRT